One window from the genome of Castellaniella sp. MT123 encodes:
- a CDS encoding glutamate synthase subunit beta, which yields MGKITGFMEFARVKPAYEAPESRLHHWKEFVSPLTDEEARIQGARCMDCGVPFCTHACPVNNIIPDWNDLVYKQDWKRALDTLLSTNNFPEFTGRICPAPCESACTLNLNDTAVGIKSIEHTIIERGWKEGWVVPQPPSRKTGKKVAIVGSGPAGLACAQQLARVGHNVSVYEKSNRIGGLLRYGIPDFKLEKIHIDRRLAQMEAEGVEFFPSTYVGNPGDADDGLTVITPDDLLATHDAVVLTGGSEQPRDLPVAGRELRGVHFAMDFLRQQNKINHGDRISKPINAKGKHVIVIGGGDTGSDCVGTSNRQGAASVTQFELMFRPPEEENKLLTWPYWPIKLRTSSSHEEGCQRDWAVGTQAFEGKGGKVEKLVATRLEWLKDKATGQMKMREVKDSRFEIQADLVLLAMGFVSPMRSVLDAFGVEVDGRGNARANTNDYCSNREKVFAAGDMRRGQSLVVWAIREGRQCARSVDEYLMGSSVLPR from the coding sequence ATGGGAAAAATCACTGGTTTCATGGAATTCGCCCGGGTCAAGCCTGCGTACGAGGCGCCGGAATCCCGTCTGCACCACTGGAAGGAATTCGTCTCTCCGCTGACCGACGAAGAGGCCCGCATCCAGGGGGCCCGCTGCATGGACTGCGGGGTGCCGTTCTGCACGCACGCCTGCCCGGTCAACAACATCATCCCCGACTGGAATGACCTGGTCTACAAGCAGGACTGGAAGCGCGCGCTCGACACACTGCTGTCGACGAACAATTTTCCGGAGTTCACCGGCAGAATCTGCCCCGCGCCGTGCGAGTCCGCCTGCACGCTGAACCTGAACGACACCGCGGTCGGCATCAAGTCCATCGAGCACACGATCATCGAGCGCGGCTGGAAGGAAGGCTGGGTCGTGCCACAGCCGCCCTCGCGCAAGACGGGCAAAAAGGTCGCGATCGTAGGCTCCGGCCCCGCCGGCCTGGCCTGTGCACAGCAGCTGGCACGCGTCGGCCACAACGTGTCGGTGTACGAAAAGAGCAACCGCATCGGCGGGCTGCTGCGCTACGGGATCCCGGACTTCAAGCTGGAAAAGATTCATATCGACCGCCGGCTGGCTCAGATGGAAGCCGAAGGCGTGGAATTCTTTCCCTCGACCTACGTCGGCAACCCCGGTGACGCCGATGACGGCCTGACGGTCATCACCCCCGACGATTTGCTGGCGACACACGACGCCGTGGTGCTGACCGGCGGCAGCGAGCAGCCACGCGATCTGCCGGTGGCTGGACGCGAGCTGCGCGGCGTGCACTTTGCCATGGATTTCCTGCGCCAGCAGAACAAGATCAACCATGGCGACCGGATCAGCAAACCGATCAATGCCAAGGGCAAGCACGTCATCGTGATCGGCGGGGGCGACACGGGTTCCGACTGCGTGGGCACCAGCAACCGCCAAGGCGCGGCCTCGGTCACGCAATTCGAACTGATGTTCCGCCCGCCGGAAGAGGAAAACAAGCTGCTGACCTGGCCGTACTGGCCGATCAAGCTGCGCACCTCATCCTCGCACGAGGAAGGCTGCCAGCGCGACTGGGCGGTCGGCACACAGGCCTTCGAGGGCAAGGGCGGCAAGGTCGAGAAGCTCGTCGCCACCCGGCTCGAATGGCTGAAGGACAAGGCCACCGGCCAGATGAAGATGCGCGAGGTGAAGGATTCGCGCTTCGAAATCCAGGCGGATCTGGTGCTGCTGGCGATGGGATTCGTGTCGCCGATGCGCTCGGTACTGGATGCGTTCGGCGTCGAGGTCGACGGTCGCGGTAACGCGCGGGCGAACACGAACGATTACTGCAGCAACCGGGAAAAAGTCTTTGCCGCCGGCGATATGCGGCGCGGCCAGTCGCTGGTGGTCTGGGCGATCCGCGAAGGCCGTCAATGCGCGCGGTCGGTGGACGAGTATCTGATGGGATCGTCGGTGCTGCCGCGCTGA
- a CDS encoding periplasmic heavy metal sensor, which translates to MTARLRNTLLAVSLALNVGFLATAVQRHWLGPAQDRQEAMAPLAQRLNLSAAQRTAWTALEGPFVSDLAGNWAAIRVQRQALLDEIFAAHPDEARLASIQERIAALQDSQQKRVIRQLLAERGVLDAHQQDVLRSLLMQEYAAQAGQATQAERLHQTAPHP; encoded by the coding sequence ATGACAGCCCGACTCCGCAACACATTGCTGGCTGTCTCCCTGGCCCTCAATGTCGGTTTCCTGGCCACGGCCGTTCAGCGCCACTGGCTCGGTCCCGCGCAGGACCGGCAGGAGGCCATGGCGCCCCTGGCGCAGCGCCTGAACCTGTCGGCCGCGCAACGGACAGCCTGGACCGCGCTCGAGGGGCCGTTCGTGAGCGACCTGGCCGGGAACTGGGCGGCCATCCGCGTGCAGCGTCAGGCCTTGCTGGATGAGATCTTTGCCGCGCACCCGGACGAGGCGCGCCTGGCCAGCATCCAGGAGCGGATCGCCGCCTTGCAGGACAGTCAGCAGAAACGCGTGATTCGCCAGTTGCTGGCCGAACGTGGCGTGCTGGATGCCCATCAGCAAGATGTCCTCAGGAGCCTGTTGATGCAGGAATATGCCGCGCAGGCAGGCCAGGCCACCCAGGCGGAGCGCCTGCACCAGACAGCGCCGCATCCTTGA
- a CDS encoding sigma-70 family RNA polymerase sigma factor, whose product MNADADLEDMRYAVRASAGDANAYAWLVTRHQGAVHRYLVRLIGVPEIARELTQDTFLRAYQAIRTWQPEARFLTWLFRIAHNLALDHLRRAKHVRLEPLDEGLDVPDPAPGPEKQLETRQRARELERALATLAPAHREVLLLREIEEMSYEDIAHTLDLNLGTVRSRIARARTALLAALRT is encoded by the coding sequence GTGAACGCGGATGCCGACCTCGAGGATATGCGCTATGCGGTGCGCGCCAGTGCCGGGGATGCGAACGCCTATGCCTGGCTGGTAACGCGGCATCAGGGCGCCGTCCATCGTTATCTCGTGCGGTTGATCGGGGTCCCGGAAATCGCGCGCGAGTTGACGCAGGACACCTTTTTGCGGGCTTACCAGGCGATCCGGACCTGGCAACCGGAGGCGCGGTTCCTGACCTGGCTGTTCCGGATTGCACACAACCTGGCGCTGGACCACTTGCGGCGTGCGAAACATGTGCGCCTGGAGCCGCTGGACGAGGGTCTCGACGTGCCGGACCCCGCCCCCGGACCGGAAAAGCAGCTTGAAACCCGACAAAGGGCGCGCGAGCTGGAACGGGCTCTGGCCACTCTGGCGCCGGCGCATCGCGAGGTCCTGCTGCTGCGCGAGATCGAGGAAATGTCCTATGAGGATATTGCGCACACGCTGGATCTGAACCTGGGCACCGTGCGCTCACGTATTGCCCGTGCCCGGACGGCGTTGCTCGCCGCCCTGAGAACTTGA
- a CDS encoding ABC transporter ATP-binding protein, translating into MSSTNPTDPVVTFAGASLGYGDFTVLRDIDLQVMPKQVVAMMGGSGSGKTTLLRAATGQLQAQSGRITVFGQDMARIHGEPLRELRQRMGVLFQGGALFTDLNVFENVAFPLREHTCISEQQILERVLDKLQAVGLRHAAHLRISEISGGMARRVALARAIVLEPELILYDEPFAGLDPISLGITAQLIRRMTDTLGCASILITHDVAKSFPIADQIYLIGQGRLIAHGTPAELSASRDEYLQQFLEGRPDGPIGFHYPLTPAFERWFAAQRGTA; encoded by the coding sequence ATGAGTTCAACCAATCCCACCGATCCTGTCGTAACCTTCGCCGGCGCCTCGTTAGGCTACGGAGACTTCACCGTGTTGCGCGACATCGACCTGCAGGTCATGCCGAAACAGGTCGTGGCCATGATGGGCGGATCCGGATCGGGCAAGACCACGCTGCTGCGCGCCGCGACCGGCCAGCTGCAGGCGCAATCCGGGCGCATCACGGTCTTTGGCCAGGATATGGCCCGGATACACGGCGAACCCCTGCGCGAACTTCGCCAGCGCATGGGCGTCTTGTTCCAGGGCGGCGCACTGTTCACGGACTTGAACGTCTTCGAGAACGTCGCCTTTCCGTTGCGTGAACACACCTGCATTTCAGAACAACAGATTCTGGAACGCGTCCTGGATAAACTCCAGGCGGTCGGCCTGCGTCATGCGGCCCACCTGCGCATCTCGGAAATTTCCGGCGGCATGGCACGGCGCGTCGCATTGGCCCGGGCTATCGTGCTGGAACCCGAACTGATCCTGTACGACGAACCCTTCGCGGGCCTGGATCCGATTTCCCTGGGCATCACGGCGCAGCTGATCCGCCGCATGACCGACACACTGGGCTGCGCCTCGATCCTGATTACCCACGACGTCGCGAAATCCTTCCCCATCGCGGACCAGATCTATCTGATCGGACAAGGACGGTTGATCGCCCATGGCACGCCAGCCGAGCTCTCCGCCTCCCGGGACGAGTACCTGCAACAATTCCTGGAAGGCCGGCCCGATGGCCCCATCGGATTCCACTACCCGCTGACGCCGGCCTTCGAGCGCTGGTTCGCGGCACAACGGGGAACCGCATGA
- the mlaE gene encoding lipid asymmetry maintenance ABC transporter permease subunit MlaE — translation MNRPSLHIASLGHNFVSMVVGLGAFVRLFFAILARSGILWRRPRLTAQQVHFIGNHSLLIISVSGLFVGFVLGLQGYYTLERYGSEEALGLLVALSLVRELGPVVTALLFAGRAGTSLTAEIGLMKAGEQLSAMEVMAVDPVRRVLTPRFWGGVIAMPVLAAVFSMVGILGGWFVGVVLIGIDPGAFWSQMQGGVDVVKDVLNGVIKSLVFGVVVTLIALYQGWTSRATPEGVSRATTRTVVSGALAVLGLDFLLTALMFAH, via the coding sequence ATGAATCGCCCCTCTCTTCATATTGCCTCCCTGGGCCACAATTTCGTGTCGATGGTGGTCGGCCTGGGCGCCTTCGTCCGCCTGTTCTTCGCCATCCTGGCCCGCAGCGGCATCCTGTGGCGCCGTCCTCGGCTGACCGCCCAGCAGGTGCACTTCATCGGCAATCACTCGCTGCTGATCATCAGCGTGTCCGGCTTGTTCGTCGGCTTCGTTCTGGGGCTACAGGGCTATTACACACTGGAACGCTATGGCTCCGAGGAAGCCCTGGGCCTGCTGGTTGCGCTATCGCTGGTGCGCGAACTGGGTCCGGTGGTCACGGCGCTGCTCTTTGCCGGCCGGGCCGGCACGTCGCTCACGGCCGAGATCGGGCTGATGAAAGCGGGCGAACAGCTGTCGGCCATGGAGGTCATGGCCGTGGACCCGGTGCGCCGGGTCCTGACGCCCAGATTCTGGGGGGGCGTGATTGCCATGCCGGTGCTGGCGGCGGTCTTTTCCATGGTCGGCATCCTGGGGGGCTGGTTCGTCGGCGTCGTGCTGATCGGCATCGACCCAGGGGCCTTCTGGTCGCAGATGCAGGGCGGGGTCGACGTGGTAAAAGACGTGCTCAATGGCGTCATCAAGAGCCTGGTGTTCGGCGTCGTGGTCACCCTGATCGCACTCTACCAAGGCTGGACGTCCCGGGCTACCCCGGAAGGAGTGTCCCGGGCCACCACCCGCACGGTGGTCAGCGGCGCGCTGGCCGTGCTGGGGCTGGATTTCCTGTTGACGGCGCTGATGTTCGCGCACTAA
- the mlaD gene encoding outer membrane lipid asymmetry maintenance protein MlaD, whose product MTREKTDFWVGLFILLGLIALVFLALRAGNMSSFSFAPTYQVHADFDNIGGLKVRAPVKSSGVVVGRVASVGFDNQRFQATVTLDMEKQYTFPEDTSASILTSGLLGEQYVGLTPGGEDKNLADGGTIRFTQSAVVLEDLISKFLYNSAEKGGSAAPATNGAPTGSPTPPAVPSSGSPAGAAPAATH is encoded by the coding sequence ATGACACGCGAAAAAACGGATTTTTGGGTTGGCCTGTTCATTCTGCTGGGCCTGATCGCTCTGGTGTTCCTGGCCCTGCGCGCCGGCAACATGAGTTCTTTCTCCTTCGCGCCGACATACCAGGTGCATGCCGATTTCGACAACATCGGCGGGCTGAAGGTGCGCGCACCGGTCAAAAGCAGCGGCGTCGTGGTCGGCCGGGTCGCCTCGGTCGGCTTCGACAACCAGCGCTTCCAGGCAACCGTCACGCTGGACATGGAAAAACAGTACACATTTCCAGAGGATACGTCGGCCTCGATCCTGACATCGGGTCTGCTGGGCGAGCAATACGTCGGCCTGACACCGGGCGGCGAGGACAAGAACCTGGCCGACGGCGGCACGATCCGGTTCACGCAATCGGCAGTCGTACTCGAAGACCTGATCAGCAAGTTCCTGTATAACTCGGCGGAAAAGGGCGGGTCGGCCGCGCCGGCTACGAATGGCGCCCCGACCGGCTCGCCGACGCCACCTGCGGTGCCGTCATCCGGTTCCCCGGCCGGCGCCGCACCTGCCGCCACGCATTAA
- a CDS encoding MlaA family lipoprotein: MTAIHTHLRSVPRRSLTRASLALASVALMAGCAQVPHPSPNDPWESYNRGVYTFNDTVDRAVLKPIATGYEKVTPQPVRTCVHNIFGNLGDVWSAVNSLLQGRGRDFVDTFGRVLFNTTAGLGGCIDIASMHGARKIPNDFGMTLGVWGFGHGPYMVLPFLGPSTVRDGVGTAVTLAAPVTPTAAVFAIDDIPVRNSILGLYIVDTRAGLLEADRLVDQIALDKYSFIRDAYLQRRKAMLDSRRQSERASTQDTLDHTASPAQTDLPVYEDPDAQPTR, translated from the coding sequence ATGACTGCGATCCACACACATCTTCGATCCGTTCCGCGCCGCTCACTGACCCGCGCCAGTCTGGCGCTGGCCTCTGTCGCGCTGATGGCCGGCTGTGCCCAGGTACCCCACCCGTCACCCAACGACCCCTGGGAATCCTATAACCGTGGCGTATACACCTTCAACGACACTGTGGATCGCGCGGTACTGAAGCCAATCGCCACCGGCTACGAAAAGGTCACCCCCCAGCCGGTGCGCACCTGTGTCCACAACATCTTCGGCAACCTGGGCGACGTCTGGTCGGCCGTCAACAGCCTGCTGCAGGGGCGCGGGCGCGACTTCGTGGATACCTTCGGACGCGTGCTGTTCAACACCACGGCAGGTCTGGGCGGCTGCATCGACATTGCTTCCATGCACGGGGCGCGCAAGATCCCCAATGACTTCGGCATGACGCTGGGCGTTTGGGGTTTCGGCCACGGCCCTTACATGGTGCTGCCATTCCTGGGACCCAGCACGGTACGTGATGGCGTGGGCACGGCCGTCACCCTGGCCGCCCCGGTGACCCCGACGGCCGCGGTCTTCGCCATCGACGACATCCCGGTTCGCAATTCGATCCTGGGCTTGTATATTGTGGATACACGGGCCGGCCTGCTGGAAGCCGACCGCCTGGTGGATCAGATCGCCCTGGACAAATACAGTTTCATCCGAGACGCGTATCTGCAGCGCCGCAAGGCTATGCTGGACAGCCGCCGCCAAAGCGAACGCGCCAGCACCCAGGACACGCTGGATCACACCGCCAGCCCTGCCCAGACCGACCTGCCGGTCTACGAGGATCCGGACGCCCAGCCCACCCGGTAG